One genomic region from Drosophila subpulchrella strain 33 F10 #4 breed RU33 chromosome 2R, RU_Dsub_v1.1 Primary Assembly, whole genome shotgun sequence encodes:
- the LOC119549266 gene encoding PRKR-interacting protein 1 homolog: MSLIKNLVKEHEPKPKKKKKDADGGSGDSDSDGKDKPLRPFVKTATDLQRLKLEKLMKNPDKPVIIPEQRRERDFMSSVPTFVRNVMGSSAGAGSGEFHVYRHLRRKEYARQKNIQNQSAREAADDAYQQKLDDNRRAAEEKTAKKRAKRLKKKQRAKKPRDEKKPQAKEASESSNSDSEEEETPDTAKEKADANVDEVKEVASEEPLHESKEPSKVKTTEQDSEACNKESSAKTTSEESKDESKEPSKVETTEKDTVPSSEESSAGTTNEEKKSLETETNEGTTKESENADQVPDNPKSDNEN, translated from the exons ATGTCGCTTATAAAAAACTTGGTCAAAGAACATGAACCGAAACCGAAGAAAAAGAAGAAGGATGCAGATGGTGGATCTGGAGACAGCGATTCCGATGGCAAGGACAAGCCCCTGCGGCCATTCGTCAAAACCGCCACAGATCTGCAACGGTTGAAGCTGGAGAAACTCATGAAGAATCCG GATAAGCCTGTGATCATACCTGAGCAACGGCGCGAACGGGACTTCATGTCCTCGGTGCCAACCTTCGTTCGTAATGTGATGGGCAGTAGTGCAGGCGCTGGTTCCGGAGAGTTCCATGTGTACCGCCACCTGCGCCGGAAGGAGTACGCCCGCCAGAAGAACATCCAAAACCAGAGCGCCCGCGAAGCTGCAGATGACGCCTATCAGCAGAAGTTGGATGACAATCGTCGAGCGGCTGAAGAGAAAACTGCCAAGAAAAGAGCCAAAAGGCTGAAGAAGAAACAGCGGGCAAAGAAGCCCAGGGACGAAAAGAAGCCACAGGCTAAGGAAGCCTCAGAGTCTAGTAACTCCGATTCCGAGGAGGAAGAAACTCCAGACACGGCGAAAGAAAAGGCAGACGCTAACGTCGATGAAGTTAAAGAGGTGGCCTCTGAGGAACCTTTACATGAAAGCAAAGAACCTTCAAAAGTTAAGACAACAGAGCAAGATTCAGAAGCCTGTAATAAAGAATCTTCAGCAAAAACCACTAGCGAAGAATCCAAGGATGAAAGCAAGGAACCTTCTAAAGTTGAGACAACAGAGAAAGATACAGTACCCAGTAGTGAAGAATCTTCTGCAGGAACCACTAACGAGGAAAAAAAGTCATTAGAAACCGAAACCAACGAAGGCACAACTAAAGAATCCGAGAATGCAGACCAAGTACCAGATAATCCCAAATCAGATAATGAGAACTAG
- the LOC119549264 gene encoding lissencephaly-1 homolog produces the protein MKMVLSQRQREELNQAIADYLGSNGYADSLETFRKEADLSTEAEKKFGGLLEKKWTSVIRLQKKVMELEAKLTEAEKEVIEGAPTKNKRTPGEWIPRPPEKFSLTGHRASITRVIFHPIFGLMVSASEDATIKIWDFETGEYERSLKGHTDSVQDVAFDAQGKLLASCSADLSIKLWDFQQSYECVKTMHGHDHNVSSVAFVPAGDYVLSASRDRTIKMWEVATGYCVKTYTGHREWVRMVRVHIEGSIFATCSNDQTIRVWLTNSKDCKVELRDHEHTVECIAWAPEAAASAINEAAGADNKKGHHQGPFLASGSRDKTIRIWDVSVGLCLLTLSGHDNWVRGLAFHPGGKYLVSASDDKTIRVWDLRNKRCMKTLYAHQHFCTSIDFHKAHPYVISGSVDQTVKVWECR, from the exons ATGAAAATGGTGTTGTCGCAGCGGCAGCGCGAGGAGCT TAACCAAGCGATTGCCGATTACCTGGGCTCAAATGGCTACGCCGACTCATTGGAGACCTTCCGCAAGGAGGCCGATCTCAGCACAGAAGCGGAAAAGAAGTTTGGCGGACTGCTGGAGAAGAAGTGGACGTCTGTCATCCGGCTGCAGAAGAAGGTGATGGAATTAGAGGCTAAGCTGACCGAAGCTGAGAAGGAGGTCATCGAGGGGGCGCCCACAAAGAACAAAAGGACGCCCGGCGAGTGGATACCCCGGCCGCCAGAGAAATTCTCCCTGACGGGTCATCGGGCCAGCATAACGAGG GTCATATTTCATCCCATTTTTGGTCTAATGGTTTCCGCTTCCGAAGATGCCACTATTAAGATTTGGGACTTTGAAACCGGCGAGTACGAGCGCAGTCTGAAGGGACACACAGACTCGGTGCAGGATGTGGCCTTCGACGCCCAGGGCAAGCTTTTGG CTTCCTGCAGCGCGGACTTGTCCATCAAATTGTGGGATTTCCAGCAGAGCTACGAGTGTGTCAAAACCATGCATGGTCACGATCACAATGTCTCGTCGGTGGCCTTTGTGCCCGCCGGAGACTATGTACTGTCCGCATCGCGAGACCGCACCATCAAAATGTGGGAGGTGGCCACAGG CTATTGTGTGAAAACCTACACAGGCCACAGAGAGTGGGTGCGAATGGTACGAGTGCACATCGAAGGCAGCATCTTTGCCACATGCTCAAATGATCAGACAATACGTGTTTGGTTGACGAATTCAAAAGACTGCAAG GTTGAATTACGCGATCATGAGCATACAGTGGAGTGCATTGCCTGGGCGCCGGAAGCCGCAGCCTCGGCGATAAACGAGGCAGCCGGAGCGGACAACAAGAAGGGCCACCACCAGGGCCCGTTCCTGGCCTCCGGCTCTCGCGACAAGACCATTCGCATTTGGGACGTGAGCGTCGGCCTGTGCCTGCTCACGCTGAGTGGCCATGACAACTGGGTGCGTGGCCTGGCATTCCATCCGGGCGGCAAGTACCTGGTCTCGGCCAGCGACGACAAGACCATCCGGGTCTGGGATTTGCGCAACAAGCGATGCATGAAGACGCTATACGCGCATCAGCATTTCTGCACCTCCATAG ATTTTCACAAAGCGCATCCGTACGTTATTAGCGGTAGCGTAGATCAAACAGTTAAGGTCTGGGAATGTCGTTAA